A genome region from Glutamicibacter arilaitensis Re117 includes the following:
- a CDS encoding ABC transporter substrate-binding protein: MKKTRRSRVIASIGATLATILLIAGCSTSPDSNGSPEEPGASESSLLPAAEGKTSYPLTLESPYGETILEERPERIAAIVPNAIDTELLLSLGVTPVLTSNFVSEGGYLEEHGSAELDTYEFMMGEDIPIEAIAASNPDLIVTVGWVPGYGELRDYYQQLSKIAPVVTSPESSQRIIPWQDSIRVLGETLDLSGAAEAVIAEHDERFAQVRADHPEFDGLTATWAIYYGPTNGLQYFSQPGSAPAAFLADLGFSENPNATEFVTDTKVSDELLSKIDADVLILGQSAAASEAEMQELTGRDLFQNLGAVSSGQFVQLPPKTDDGGDLLWAITSGGPIGNAWAVERVVPQIADVF; this comes from the coding sequence ATGAAGAAGACCAGACGCTCCCGCGTCATTGCCAGTATCGGGGCGACCCTTGCGACAATACTGCTCATCGCGGGCTGTTCTACCAGTCCGGACTCCAACGGCAGTCCTGAAGAGCCCGGCGCAAGCGAATCAAGCCTGCTCCCTGCCGCTGAAGGCAAGACCAGTTACCCTCTGACGCTCGAATCACCGTACGGAGAGACGATCCTCGAGGAGCGCCCTGAGCGGATCGCAGCGATCGTCCCGAACGCGATCGACACCGAGTTGCTGCTTTCCTTAGGGGTCACGCCTGTGTTGACCTCGAACTTCGTAAGCGAGGGCGGCTACCTCGAAGAGCATGGGTCAGCCGAGCTGGACACCTACGAGTTCATGATGGGCGAAGACATCCCCATCGAGGCCATCGCAGCGAGCAACCCCGACCTCATCGTCACCGTAGGCTGGGTGCCCGGTTACGGCGAACTGCGTGACTACTACCAGCAACTCTCCAAGATAGCCCCGGTGGTGACAAGCCCGGAATCGTCTCAACGCATCATTCCCTGGCAGGACTCGATCCGCGTCCTAGGTGAGACGCTAGACCTTAGCGGCGCGGCCGAAGCTGTCATTGCGGAACACGATGAACGCTTCGCGCAAGTGCGTGCAGATCATCCCGAGTTCGACGGGCTCACCGCGACCTGGGCGATCTACTACGGCCCAACAAACGGACTGCAGTACTTCTCACAGCCTGGCTCCGCGCCCGCTGCATTCCTGGCCGACCTCGGTTTCAGCGAGAACCCGAACGCCACGGAATTCGTGACGGATACCAAGGTTAGTGATGAACTTCTATCGAAGATTGACGCCGACGTCCTCATCCTTGGACAGAGCGCAGCCGCGAGCGAAGCCGAAATGCAGGAGTTGACAGGTCGCGACCTGTTCCAAAACCTGGGAGCGGTATCGTCCGGTCAGTTTGTCCAGCTGCCGCCGAAAACTGACGACGGCGGCGATCTCTTGTGGGCAATCACCAGCGGCGGACCCATCGGCAATGCTTGGGCGGTCGAACGCGTCGTTCCCCAGATTGCGGACGTGTTCTAA
- a CDS encoding ABC transporter substrate-binding protein: protein MSRSKAKHSRILSSICVVFTISLFAAGCSAKPESDAATRPSEQASLLPAAEQTTSYPLTLESPFGETVLPERPERIAAVAPTAIDTELLLALGVTPILTSSLVSEGGYLDDHGAAEIETYEFISGEDIPIETIAASDPDLIVAVGWTDGLSGVNLGDYYDRLTSIAPVLTSPDTSSQQLIPWQDSLRLLGSTLDLEDAATQVIAHHQEHFAEIRNEHPEFAGLTASWVLHFGAANNLRYMSPSGSGTELFLSELGFIPNPKAEQFVGDPWVSNELLTQIDADVLLLGQTVNASDEEMHELVTENDLFMNLGAVMSGHLVQLAPKTEDDRDLLWTVTVGGPIGQEWAADYLVPRIADVLTKTS, encoded by the coding sequence ATGAGCCGTTCGAAAGCTAAGCATTCTCGCATCCTCAGCAGCATCTGTGTTGTATTCACCATTTCCTTGTTCGCTGCAGGTTGCTCGGCAAAGCCCGAATCTGATGCCGCAACGAGACCCTCTGAACAAGCATCTTTACTGCCAGCGGCCGAGCAGACAACAAGCTATCCGCTCACACTCGAATCACCTTTCGGTGAGACTGTTCTGCCGGAACGTCCTGAACGCATTGCAGCGGTCGCCCCGACTGCGATCGACACTGAGTTGCTTCTCGCCCTCGGGGTGACCCCCATTCTCACGTCAAGTCTCGTGAGTGAAGGCGGTTATCTCGACGATCACGGGGCAGCAGAAATCGAAACCTACGAGTTCATATCCGGTGAAGACATTCCGATAGAAACCATCGCAGCTAGCGACCCTGACCTTATCGTAGCGGTGGGATGGACAGACGGGTTGAGTGGCGTCAACCTTGGCGACTACTACGACCGATTGACATCAATCGCCCCAGTGCTGACCAGTCCCGACACGTCGTCGCAACAGCTCATCCCTTGGCAAGACTCTCTTCGCCTCCTGGGATCGACGCTCGACCTCGAAGACGCAGCAACACAAGTCATCGCACATCACCAAGAACATTTCGCGGAGATACGGAATGAACACCCGGAATTCGCGGGTCTCACCGCCAGCTGGGTTCTCCACTTCGGGGCCGCAAATAACCTCCGCTATATGTCTCCATCGGGATCGGGTACAGAACTCTTCCTCAGCGAGCTTGGGTTCATTCCCAACCCAAAAGCGGAACAGTTCGTAGGTGACCCGTGGGTCAGCAATGAACTGCTGACGCAAATTGATGCGGATGTGCTTTTGCTCGGCCAGACCGTAAACGCGAGTGACGAAGAGATGCACGAGCTTGTCACCGAGAACGACCTCTTCATGAATCTGGGCGCTGTGATGTCCGGACATCTCGTCCAGCTGGCACCGAAGACCGAAGACGACCGAGACCTACTTTGGACGGTCACGGTAGGCGGGCCGATCGGACAGGAATGGGCAGCAGATTATCTCGTTCCGCGCATCGCCGATGTCCTCACGAAGACTTCGTGA
- a CDS encoding MFS transporter — MSNTLTARRLALCALFLLPGLAMSSWVTRTPAIRDLLGASTAQMGLVIFGLALGAMVGILGSGPLLARLGAKPLIAFGTLGVAVSVPLIALGAAAQIDGVVIAALGLFGLSMGGSEIAMNVEGADVEAITGRPFLPALHGSFSLGTLIGAILGIVATAADFSVIVHLLTVGLCGVLILIVCIRFLPPATGRRQKPKSPVYRAERAVWRDSSVWFIGVIVLAMAFAEGTANDWLPLIMVDGHGLNPTLSSTVFAVFAAAMTLGRFLGGPVVQRFGRAWVLGASALSAVIGISLVAFVDNSLVAGFAVVLWGLGASLGFPVAISSAGASGENPATRVAFVTVIGYVAFLVAPPLLGFIGERAGLRGALIIPLLVLFVSIFLSPVARTRPSSIQIGTP; from the coding sequence ATGTCAAACACCCTCACGGCACGCCGCTTGGCGCTTTGTGCATTGTTCCTGTTGCCGGGTCTGGCCATGTCTTCCTGGGTCACGCGCACGCCAGCAATTCGCGACTTGCTCGGAGCTTCGACCGCGCAGATGGGGCTCGTGATTTTCGGCCTGGCGCTCGGAGCGATGGTGGGGATTCTCGGTTCAGGGCCGTTGTTGGCACGACTTGGCGCGAAGCCACTGATCGCATTCGGCACGTTGGGCGTCGCCGTGAGCGTGCCCCTCATCGCTCTTGGTGCGGCAGCTCAGATCGATGGGGTCGTCATCGCAGCGTTGGGGTTGTTCGGCCTGAGCATGGGCGGTAGCGAGATCGCAATGAACGTAGAGGGCGCTGATGTCGAAGCCATCACTGGCAGACCATTCCTGCCAGCGCTACATGGCTCGTTTAGCTTGGGCACCCTTATCGGCGCGATACTCGGAATTGTTGCTACCGCTGCGGACTTCTCAGTTATCGTGCATCTGCTGACGGTCGGGCTATGCGGCGTTCTGATCCTGATAGTTTGCATACGCTTCCTACCACCCGCGACTGGTCGCCGACAGAAACCGAAGAGTCCTGTTTACCGTGCTGAGCGAGCCGTATGGCGCGACTCTTCTGTTTGGTTCATCGGAGTCATCGTTCTGGCAATGGCATTTGCTGAGGGTACGGCAAACGACTGGCTACCCCTCATCATGGTCGACGGGCATGGTCTGAATCCGACGCTCAGCTCGACGGTCTTCGCGGTCTTCGCGGCAGCAATGACGCTCGGACGGTTCTTGGGAGGACCGGTTGTTCAACGGTTCGGGCGCGCCTGGGTGCTCGGAGCGAGCGCTCTGAGCGCCGTTATTGGCATCTCGCTCGTTGCTTTTGTTGACAATTCGCTCGTGGCGGGATTTGCAGTCGTGTTGTGGGGGCTAGGCGCGTCTCTCGGGTTCCCTGTAGCGATCTCCTCGGCTGGGGCGTCAGGAGAGAACCCGGCAACGCGTGTTGCTTTCGTGACCGTCATCGGATATGTCGCGTTTCTCGTTGCTCCACCCCTACTTGGTTTCATCGGCGAACGTGCCGGGCTACGCGGAGCGCTCATCATTCCCCTCCTCGTGCTCTTCGTTTCCATCTTCCTCAGCCCGGTCGCCCGAACGCGACCATCCTCAATCCAGATAGGGACACCATGA
- a CDS encoding siderophore-interacting protein, with the protein MSVSARTLRLVPVALRQLVVGRVVDVTTGMKRITLSGGQLGEFTSPAGEPQPAFASPGFDDDIRLLFPYPGEIEPVLPVIEDGRVTFAEGRRPLARAYSVRRYDSQSRELDVDFVLHGHGVAADWARRTRPGDPIHIAGPGKTQSLPTGRDWFLVAGDDTAIPAISRLLEELPHDTRGQVLIDVADDDHRQELIAPEGIEISWIPRHAGTRHPLLNAIQNLRWPEGEPFAWLAGEQAEVQKMRRFLVKERAVPKSDIDFTGYWKRGAAGLVGS; encoded by the coding sequence ATGAGTGTGTCTGCGCGCACGTTGCGCTTGGTTCCAGTAGCGTTACGTCAGCTTGTTGTAGGCCGCGTGGTGGACGTGACTACGGGGATGAAAAGGATCACGCTCTCGGGCGGCCAGTTGGGAGAGTTCACCTCGCCCGCGGGGGAACCACAGCCCGCTTTTGCTTCACCGGGGTTCGATGACGATATCCGTTTGCTGTTCCCTTATCCGGGTGAGATCGAGCCTGTGTTGCCTGTGATTGAGGATGGCCGCGTAACGTTCGCTGAGGGAAGACGTCCCCTCGCACGGGCATACTCGGTGCGCCGATACGACTCGCAATCGCGTGAGCTGGATGTTGATTTCGTGCTGCATGGGCACGGCGTTGCAGCCGACTGGGCACGGCGGACACGGCCAGGCGACCCGATCCATATCGCGGGACCGGGCAAGACCCAGAGCCTACCTACCGGTCGAGATTGGTTTCTGGTAGCGGGTGATGATACTGCGATTCCTGCTATTTCGCGGCTCCTCGAAGAACTACCCCACGATACGCGTGGTCAGGTCCTTATTGATGTGGCGGACGACGATCATCGGCAGGAACTCATTGCCCCTGAGGGAATCGAGATCTCCTGGATTCCTCGCCATGCTGGCACGCGGCACCCGTTGCTCAACGCGATACAAAACTTGAGGTGGCCAGAAGGTGAGCCGTTTGCATGGCTCGCTGGCGAACAGGCCGAGGTGCAGAAGATGCGCCGCTTCTTGGTCAAAGAACGCGCTGTTCCAAAGTCCGATATCGATTTCACGGGCTACTGGAAGCGGGGTGCGGCAGGACTCGTCGGCAGCTGA
- a CDS encoding helix-turn-helix domain-containing protein: MPRSLEAVTVGRSLLQRPDDPADTADHARSVNNSVRTLQLQFLQETGLPFVRWRTAVRVAASAALMDAGHTIGQAGRQVGFSTPAGFTRAFHTRTGMTPRQYKQARPAIARRDGNFPGTLGELMLPQLQPQEAPNEASPPPIPAAQTWNRINDFHVLVWVYRGTARVTVGERTRRLRRGDAIWLPAGVRNSVTLSRGALLLPLGSRHGTPETRLPRNLVQRFPDEAELYLLHTFVANYSLVRPRSHDPNGITHSFLKHATRTRARAAEDPAGTTPVYKIIRAVRNDPADRRTLTQWAQVLNADARDLGRAFLATTGQNYVAWRSEVRMTEARRYLEEGLGVAQVSRKLGYAHPSTFTTVFTRAHDMSPREYQRHGWQHTDESLIIR, encoded by the coding sequence ATGCCCCGCTCACTTGAGGCTGTGACAGTCGGGCGCTCTCTGCTCCAGAGACCTGATGATCCCGCCGACACCGCAGACCACGCACGGTCGGTCAATAACAGCGTGCGAACCCTGCAGCTTCAGTTTCTGCAAGAAACCGGCCTTCCATTCGTGCGGTGGCGCACGGCTGTACGTGTAGCCGCCTCAGCCGCCTTGATGGATGCTGGCCACACGATCGGCCAGGCAGGCAGGCAGGTCGGCTTTTCCACTCCTGCTGGCTTCACGAGAGCATTCCACACGCGAACTGGAATGACGCCGCGCCAGTACAAGCAGGCGCGGCCTGCCATTGCCCGACGCGACGGCAACTTCCCTGGCACTCTCGGTGAGCTGATGCTGCCCCAACTGCAACCACAGGAGGCTCCAAATGAGGCCTCCCCGCCGCCCATCCCCGCAGCGCAGACCTGGAACCGGATTAATGATTTTCACGTCCTGGTATGGGTTTACCGGGGTACGGCGCGAGTAACGGTCGGCGAACGCACACGCCGACTCCGACGCGGCGACGCCATCTGGCTTCCCGCAGGCGTTCGCAACAGCGTTACTCTTTCACGCGGCGCACTGCTACTCCCTCTCGGATCACGCCACGGCACTCCGGAAACGCGCCTTCCTCGAAACCTCGTCCAGCGGTTCCCAGATGAGGCTGAGCTCTACCTGCTGCACACCTTCGTCGCCAATTACAGCCTTGTTCGCCCTAGGTCGCACGATCCCAACGGGATCACGCACTCATTTCTCAAGCATGCCACGAGGACGCGAGCCCGAGCAGCCGAAGACCCAGCGGGTACTACGCCCGTTTACAAGATCATCCGTGCCGTGCGCAACGATCCGGCGGATCGACGAACTCTCACACAGTGGGCGCAAGTACTCAATGCCGACGCAAGAGACCTCGGCCGCGCTTTCCTCGCGACTACGGGACAAAATTATGTGGCCTGGCGATCGGAGGTACGCATGACCGAAGCACGCCGCTACCTAGAGGAAGGACTGGGGGTCGCGCAAGTATCTCGAAAACTCGGCTACGCACATCCGTCAACATTCACCACGGTCTTCACCCGAGCCCACGATATGTCCCCGCGTGAATATCAACGCCATGGTTGGCAACACACTGACGAATCCCTCATTATCCGGTAG
- a CDS encoding DNA cytosine methyltransferase translates to MINPAASTEWLRLELTNHPEPRMHDSTTGRRLRVGSLFSGYGGLDLAVEYQFIAETIWFSEINEPVARVFSHHWPDVPNLGDITAIDWTTVPSVDIVCGGFPCQDVSTVGKQAGLAPGTRSGLWANMAAAIEVLQPEWVVIENVRGLLSAPATRPPTQGAPDGERNPFTATLGATTLCEVESDPWGLGDESARSLRALGSVLGDLADLGFNAEWVGLPASLIGAPHHRFRIFILAHRQTLPNPAGFGLLSRQRDLGSGESQTRNDCTLTPDHRLRTPRTGWLTDQTSRIGHVVDTGRADIRQWGKYAPAITRWKHVTGHDAPAPALLDEFDKPRPAPEFVEWLMGLPRGWVTDVGHKLTANEQLMTLGNGVLLLQATTAIAVVRSCTGLGD, encoded by the coding sequence GTGATCAATCCAGCAGCTAGCACCGAGTGGCTTCGGCTGGAACTCACCAATCATCCGGAGCCTCGTATGCACGATTCCACAACTGGCCGACGACTGCGCGTCGGATCATTATTCTCTGGATACGGAGGTCTCGACCTCGCCGTCGAATACCAATTTATTGCCGAAACCATCTGGTTCTCCGAAATCAACGAACCCGTCGCTCGCGTCTTCTCCCATCACTGGCCCGACGTGCCAAACCTCGGCGATATCACCGCCATCGACTGGACGACTGTGCCTTCGGTGGACATTGTCTGCGGCGGGTTCCCCTGCCAAGACGTCTCCACCGTTGGGAAACAGGCAGGGCTCGCACCCGGTACCCGCTCCGGATTGTGGGCGAACATGGCCGCCGCGATCGAGGTGTTACAACCCGAATGGGTCGTGATCGAGAACGTACGCGGACTACTGTCTGCACCTGCAACCAGACCCCCGACGCAAGGAGCACCCGATGGCGAACGCAACCCCTTCACCGCAACCCTGGGGGCCACAACCCTTTGCGAAGTGGAATCCGACCCGTGGGGTCTGGGAGACGAGTCAGCCCGATCTCTTCGCGCGCTTGGTTCCGTACTCGGCGATCTGGCCGACCTCGGGTTCAATGCGGAATGGGTTGGTCTACCCGCGTCACTCATTGGCGCTCCCCATCACCGCTTCCGCATCTTCATCCTTGCCCACCGGCAAACTCTTCCGAACCCCGCTGGCTTCGGACTCCTCTCGCGGCAGAGAGACCTTGGATCGGGTGAAAGCCAGACGAGGAACGATTGCACTCTCACACCAGATCATCGACTTCGCACTCCACGGACCGGATGGCTCACCGATCAGACCAGCAGAATCGGACACGTTGTGGACACTGGTCGAGCAGATATTCGACAGTGGGGAAAATATGCACCGGCCATTACGCGATGGAAGCACGTGACCGGACATGACGCTCCCGCTCCCGCACTCCTGGATGAATTCGACAAGCCACGACCGGCTCCCGAATTCGTGGAATGGTTGATGGGATTACCGAGAGGGTGGGTCACCGACGTGGGGCACAAACTAACAGCAAACGAGCAGCTTATGACCCTTGGGAACGGCGTTCTACTACTACAAGCGACCACTGCGATCGCAGTGGTGCGCTCTTGCACAGGATTAGGCGACTGA
- the mobF gene encoding MobF family relaxase → MTVSMRVMSAGDGYKYLLRTVAAGDGDRSLSTPLTRYYTEKGSPPGRWIGQGLVGVGAGQLSTGDQVSEAQLQLLVGMGRDPVTGDPLGRAYQSFTPVTERIEHRVSELDASLSPAARAEEVAQFEAEETERGTRRAVAGFDYTFSIPKSASVWWAVADAGTQGLIAQAHHAAIAEVVAFIEREVASTRVGATGPDGAAAQVDVTGVIATAFDHYDSRAGDPHLHTHVVISNKVKTAQDGKWRSLDGRPMHAAVVALSELHEAVFADHMTRTFGVEWEAREMGRDRNPAWAISAVPETLVSEFSTRSRHIEVEKNRLIEAYVQRQGRQPSTATILKLRAQATLATRPEKQVRSLSELTTDWRTRATRLLGNDAPLWAQGVAVNPPAMLLRADDVPLDTVAEIGQSVVEVVGEKRSTWRRWNLHAEASRQLMGWRFASMLDREAITGLVVDAAENASLRLTPPELASSPIVFQRADGTSRFRPKHSTLYSSETLLQAEDRLLTRSRTTTAPTVPLATVEQITQRPDADGRMLSDDQSVALAAIAVSGRGIDVLVGAAGAGKTTAMNALRRAWELEHGAGSVVGLAPSAVAAQVLADDLGIATENTAKWWHSHLTHGTTFTAGQLVIIDEASLAGTHSLDRITGLAETAGAKVLLVGDYAQLQSVDAGGAFALLAGDRDDAPELIDIHRFTHEWEKTASLDLRHGRTDIIDTYLDQGRIHDGDEDTMTDAAYAAWREDTAAGLVSVLITETNETVTALNNRARADLILDGSLHPSREVELNGGSLAGIGDTIITRRNDRRLRTKDTWVRNGARWQITQVRDDGSLTVRAVGRRFGGALVLPATYVADHIDLGYAVTAHRAQGITTDTAHTVVTATTTRENFYVAMTRGRNANHAYVTVNRADDAHSQPHPGDNTDATARSVLYGVMQHVGAELSARETITAEQELWGSIAQLAAEYGTIAQAAQHDRWAALLHASGLTPEQTEDVLTSDAYGALSAELRRAEANHHDVDRLLPRLVQARSVEDADDIASVLHARLIKASARPAGSGRTRKQPRLIAGLIPHADGTMSPEMRQALNERRELIEQRADALVDQAVDEAADWMQPLLPQGQSEDMMAGWRRRARVIAAYRDRHQITAGDPLGPMPERTAQKIDYARAQAAVRQLRPSAEPPQHREPRRQVGRSLGL, encoded by the coding sequence ATGACGGTTTCGATGCGGGTGATGTCCGCCGGTGACGGCTACAAATATCTGCTGCGCACCGTGGCGGCCGGTGATGGCGATAGGTCGCTCTCGACACCCTTGACCCGCTACTATACCGAGAAAGGATCACCTCCCGGGCGCTGGATCGGGCAAGGCCTCGTCGGGGTCGGTGCAGGTCAACTCAGCACTGGTGACCAGGTGTCCGAAGCACAACTCCAGCTGCTAGTTGGGATGGGCCGTGACCCAGTGACCGGTGACCCCCTCGGTCGCGCCTACCAGTCCTTTACGCCTGTTACAGAGCGCATCGAGCACCGAGTATCAGAGCTGGATGCGTCGTTGTCGCCCGCCGCCCGTGCGGAAGAGGTCGCGCAGTTCGAGGCCGAGGAAACCGAACGTGGCACACGCCGCGCAGTGGCTGGATTTGACTACACGTTCTCGATACCGAAGTCGGCGTCTGTGTGGTGGGCGGTTGCGGACGCAGGGACGCAAGGCTTGATTGCGCAGGCGCATCATGCGGCGATTGCGGAGGTGGTTGCGTTCATCGAACGTGAAGTTGCGAGCACCCGGGTGGGGGCAACCGGCCCCGACGGGGCAGCCGCTCAAGTCGATGTCACTGGTGTGATCGCCACCGCGTTTGATCACTACGATTCCCGTGCCGGTGACCCGCACTTGCATACCCATGTAGTGATCTCAAACAAGGTCAAGACCGCTCAAGACGGCAAATGGAGATCCCTCGACGGCCGTCCTATGCACGCCGCCGTGGTCGCACTCTCAGAACTGCATGAGGCCGTATTCGCTGATCACATGACCCGCACCTTTGGCGTCGAATGGGAGGCACGAGAAATGGGGCGCGACCGTAACCCGGCATGGGCGATCAGCGCCGTGCCCGAGACTCTAGTGTCGGAATTCTCGACCCGTTCCCGCCATATTGAGGTCGAGAAGAACCGACTCATTGAGGCCTATGTGCAAAGGCAAGGCAGACAGCCGTCCACGGCGACGATCTTGAAACTTCGCGCGCAAGCAACCCTTGCAACCCGGCCCGAGAAGCAGGTGCGCTCCCTGTCAGAACTCACCACAGACTGGCGCACCCGCGCAACCCGTCTGCTCGGTAACGACGCACCCCTCTGGGCGCAAGGCGTTGCAGTGAACCCACCTGCGATGCTGTTACGCGCTGACGATGTACCACTCGATACCGTTGCCGAGATCGGTCAAAGCGTAGTGGAGGTGGTGGGTGAGAAGCGGTCGACGTGGCGGCGCTGGAACCTGCACGCCGAGGCATCCCGGCAACTCATGGGCTGGCGCTTCGCATCCATGTTAGATCGTGAAGCGATCACCGGGCTTGTGGTCGATGCCGCCGAGAACGCATCGCTCCGGCTCACCCCGCCAGAACTGGCATCGAGCCCGATCGTGTTCCAGCGAGCCGATGGCACGAGCCGGTTCCGACCAAAGCACTCCACATTGTATTCCTCCGAGACACTGCTACAAGCAGAAGACCGTCTGCTGACACGTTCCCGCACCACTACCGCACCAACTGTTCCTCTCGCAACTGTCGAACAGATCACGCAACGGCCCGATGCTGATGGACGGATGTTGAGCGACGATCAATCGGTAGCACTCGCCGCAATCGCGGTCTCGGGCCGAGGTATTGATGTGCTTGTGGGGGCAGCCGGGGCTGGCAAGACCACCGCCATGAATGCGCTCCGCCGCGCATGGGAACTAGAACATGGCGCTGGTTCCGTAGTCGGGCTCGCACCGTCAGCGGTCGCGGCGCAGGTGCTCGCTGATGATCTTGGGATCGCTACGGAGAACACTGCGAAGTGGTGGCACAGCCACCTCACCCACGGCACCACGTTCACGGCTGGTCAGCTTGTGATCATTGACGAAGCGAGCCTTGCCGGTACTCATTCACTCGATCGCATCACAGGACTTGCCGAAACAGCGGGCGCGAAGGTACTGCTCGTGGGCGACTATGCGCAACTGCAATCCGTAGACGCCGGTGGTGCGTTCGCGCTGCTGGCCGGTGACCGGGACGACGCACCCGAACTGATCGATATTCACCGGTTCACCCACGAGTGGGAAAAGACCGCATCCCTTGATCTACGGCACGGCCGCACCGACATCATCGACACCTACCTCGACCAGGGCCGCATCCACGACGGTGACGAAGACACGATGACAGACGCCGCTTATGCGGCCTGGCGTGAAGACACCGCAGCGGGACTCGTGTCCGTGTTGATCACGGAGACCAATGAGACCGTCACCGCACTCAACAATCGCGCCCGCGCCGATCTGATTCTTGACGGTTCGCTGCACCCAAGTCGTGAGGTGGAACTCAACGGCGGGTCGCTAGCCGGTATTGGGGACACGATCATTACTCGACGCAACGACCGGCGACTACGCACGAAGGACACATGGGTACGCAACGGAGCACGTTGGCAAATCACCCAGGTCCGCGACGACGGCTCACTCACCGTACGAGCCGTCGGACGTCGTTTTGGCGGCGCGCTCGTGCTGCCTGCCACGTACGTCGCAGACCATATTGATCTGGGGTACGCCGTCACGGCACACCGGGCACAAGGAATCACGACCGACACCGCACACACCGTCGTAACCGCGACAACAACGCGGGAAAATTTCTATGTCGCGATGACCCGCGGGCGAAATGCCAATCACGCTTACGTCACGGTCAACCGAGCCGACGATGCTCACAGCCAACCCCACCCAGGCGATAACACCGATGCCACCGCCAGGTCCGTACTCTACGGAGTCATGCAACACGTCGGCGCTGAACTCTCCGCCCGCGAAACCATCACGGCAGAGCAGGAACTGTGGGGCTCGATCGCGCAGCTTGCCGCGGAGTACGGGACGATCGCGCAAGCCGCCCAACACGACCGCTGGGCGGCCCTTCTACATGCGAGCGGCCTCACACCCGAACAGACCGAAGACGTGCTTACTTCCGATGCATACGGTGCGCTATCGGCGGAGTTGCGACGGGCAGAAGCGAATCACCACGATGTTGACCGGCTCCTGCCACGCCTCGTGCAGGCACGCAGCGTCGAGGACGCCGATGACATCGCCTCGGTACTGCATGCCCGACTCATCAAAGCCAGCGCCCGCCCAGCCGGGTCAGGACGGACGCGCAAACAACCCCGCCTGATCGCAGGACTCATCCCACACGCAGACGGAACCATGAGCCCAGAAATGCGGCAGGCACTCAACGAACGACGCGAGCTGATCGAGCAACGCGCCGATGCACTCGTTGACCAAGCCGTCGATGAAGCAGCCGATTGGATGCAGCCGCTCCTCCCGCAAGGTCAGAGCGAGGACATGATGGCTGGTTGGCGGCGGCGTGCACGCGTCATCGCTGCCTACCGCGACCGACACCAAATCACCGCCGGTGACCCACTTGGCCCAATGCCTGAGCGCACTGCGCAGAAGATTGACTATGCCCGGGCACAAGCAGCGGT